The following are encoded together in the Scomber scombrus chromosome 7, fScoSco1.1, whole genome shotgun sequence genome:
- the stmn1b gene encoding stathmin 1b, giving the protein MEVSGDIQVKELNKRASSHAFELILSPSTPDAKGEFPLSPLKKKETSLDEIKRKLEAAEERRKSHEAEVLKHLAEKREHEKEVLQKAIDENCNFSKMAQEKLNQKMEANKENRNARMAALNEKFKEKDKKLEEVKKNKETMTPSKEN; this is encoded by the exons ATGGAAGTCAGTGGAG ACATCCAAGTTAAGGAGCTGAACAAGCGTGCTTCAAGTCATGCATTCGAGCTCATCCTGAGCCCCTCAACTCCTGATGCCAAGGGTGAATTTCCATTGTCCcctcttaaaaaaaaggaaacatcgCTGGATGAGATTAAGAGGAAACTGGAAGCTGCAGAAGAGAGACGCAAG AGCCATGAGGCTGAAGTGCTGAAACACCTCGCTGAGAAACGTGAGCATGAGAAGGAGGTCCTCCAGAAGGCCATCGATGAAAACTGCAACTTTAGCAAGATGGCACAAGAGAAACTCAATCAGAAAATGGAGGCAAATAAAGAGAACCGCAATGCACGAATGGCAGCACTCAATGAGAAATTCAAGGAGAAG gacAAGAAGCTTGAAgaagtgaagaaaaacaaggagaCAATGACTCCAAgcaaagaaaattaa
- the paqr7b gene encoding membrane progestin receptor alpha-B has product MATVVMEQIGRLFINAQQLRQIPQLLESAFPTLPCTVKVSDVPWVFQERHILSGYRQPDQSWRYYFLTLFQRHNETLNVWTHLLAAFIILVKWQEISQTADFLRDPHAQPLFIVLLAAFTYLSFSALAHLLSAKSELSHYSFYFLDYVGVAVYQYGSALAHYYYAIEEEWHSIVRGLFLPAAAFLAWLTCFGCCYGKYASPELPKFAHKLFQVVPSALAYCLDISPVVHRIYSCYRDGCSDPVVPYHFYHVLFFLIGAYFFSCPHPESLFPGKCDFIGQGHQIFHVFVVVCTLTQIEALRTDFTERRPFYERLHGDLAHDAVALFIFTACCSALTAFYVRKCVRASLHEKEE; this is encoded by the coding sequence ATGGCGACGGTGGTCATGGAGCAGATTGGACGCCTGTTTATCAACGCGCAACAGCTGCGTCAGATCCCTCAGCTGCTGGAGTCGGCCTTCCCCACTCTGCCTTGCACTGTGAAGGTGTCTGATGTTCCCTGGGTGTTCCAAGAGCGTCACATCCTCAGCGGCTACAGACAGCCGGACCAAAGCTGGCGTTACTACTTCCTCACACTCTTCCAAAGGCACAACGAGACCCTTAACGTGTGGACCCATCTGCTGGCTGCCTTTATCATCTTGGTGAAGTGGCAGGAGATCTCACAGACGGCAGATTTTTTGCGAGACCCTCACGCTCAGCCTCTTTTCATTGTCCTCCTGGCAGCTTTCACCTACCTCTCCTTCAGCGCCCTCGCTCATCTTCTCTCTGCCAAGTCTGAGCTCTCCCACTACAGCTTCTACTTCCTCGACTACGTGGGGGTTGCTGTCTATCAGTATGGCAGTGCCCTGGCACACTACTATTATGCCATAGAGGAAGAGTGGCACAGTATAGTGCGAGGGCTCTTTTTACCTGCTGCAGCATTCCTGGCCTGGCTTACTTGCTTCGGCTGCTGCTATGGCAAATATGCTAGTCCTGAGCTGCCCAAGTTTGCCCACAAGCTTTTCCAAGTGGTGCCCTCAGCTTTGGCTTACTGTTTAGACATAAGCCCTGTGGTCCACCGCATCTACAGCTGCTACCGGGACGGCTGCTCTGACCCAGTCGTCCCATACCATTTCTACCACGTGCTCTTTTTCCTAATCGGCGCCTATTTCTTCTCCTGCCCTCACCCAGAGAGTTTGTTCCCTGGGAAATGTGACTTCATTGGGCAGGGCCACCAGATCTTTCATGTGTTCGTGGTGGTGTGCACCCTGACGCAGATCGAAGCGCTCCGAACAGACTTCACAGAGCGGCGACCTTTCTATGAGCGTCTCCACGGCGATCTTGCACACGATGCCGTTGCACTCTTCATCTTCACTGCCTGCTGCAGTGCACTCACCGCTTTTTACGTGCGCAAGTGTGTGCGTGCTTCTCTCCACGAGAAGGaagagtaa